The DNA region GGATATGACATCGTGGAGTTTGGTGCGGTGAAGTTTCACAAAGGTCAGGAAATTGATCGTCTGCAGTTCCTGCTAAAGCCTCGCGAGTTGATGAGTGACTTCATCATCGGAATTCATGGCATCACAAATCTAATGGTTGCCGAAGCTCCATTAATGCCAGAAAAAGTTCAACAGATTCACGAGTTCTTCAAGGGCTCTGTTGTTATGGCTCATCATGCACCGTTTGATTTGGGTTTTTTGACAATTGATTTTGAAAAAGCCGGTTTGCCTTTACCAATTGAACCCGCATTGTGCACAAGTCTTCTTTCGCGCAAATGGATTCATGGTGTTGAAAATCATAAACTGCAAACATTGATCAAACATCTGAACATAGATGGTGGTCAGGCGCATCGTGCCTATGATGATGCTAAGGCGTGCTTATATGTTGGCTTGGAATGCTTTAAAAAAATGGGCGAGGGAGCAACTCTTGCACAGGCAATTAAAAGCCAAGGCAAGCAACTGTGGTGGAAAGATTATTCCATGTACACGGTGAACAACAACAATCTTAAGACGATGATTGAATCCATTCATACCAAAAAAGATTTGGATCTTGTATATGATGGGGGCTCAGCTAAGGGCGAGACTCGTCGTGTAAGTCCAATTGGAATAGTACGCAATCCAGATGGTGATTACCTTATGGCCCTTTGTCAGAGAGAGAACACCAATAAGCGTTATTATCTGTCCCGCATCAAAGATGTGGGAATTGTTTATTAACCCTCACCTTGACGATAATTAAATCGGATACATGATTAACCTATGACCTTGCCATTCACGGCAGGGGAAAGGTGAAACCATGTCATTCGTATCTGGTTACCTTCCTGTTATTCCGCTTAGAAATGCCGTTCTGTTTCCCGGTGTCAGCATGCCTTTGCGGGTTGGAAGAGACCGCAGTATTCTCGCTTTGCAAAAAGCACTAACCAATCAAAAGTGGATCGTCCTCCTGACGCAGAAAAATCCCGAAAGCTCGCTGGAAAAGCTCGAGGATATGCACACAGTGGGCACGCTCTGCAAAATCGAATCGCATCGCAAGGAAGACGATGGCAGCTATACTATTTTTGTAAATGCCCATCAGCGTATACGTGCTCTGAATATGAGATTTGAAAACGGCATCTATGAGACTTTGACGGAAGGGGTTGAAGATATCCTGGTCGCTGACCGTAAGACCGAGGAAGCCTTGCTTGAAAGCCTCAAACAGATTGCCTATGAAACCGTGGATTTGCTTGGTAAACACATGCGTCGTGTGAAGGAGTGGATCGCCGAGATCGAAGAGCTTTCACTGCTGACCAATGTGTGTGCCGCTCACGCGGATTTCACTTTGGCTGAAAAACAGGGGATTCTGGAAACTGCAGATGTGCGTGAACGTGCGCTGAAAATTCTGGATCTTATGAAAGAGCAGAAAGAGCGTTTGAAAATTCAGCTCGATATCCGTCAAAAACTCAGTGAAAACATCAACCAAAGCCAGAAGGAAAGCATCCTTCGCGAGCAGATGCGTGTTATTCGCGAGCAGCTGGGGGATGAAGACAGCAATGAAATCACGGACCAGTATCGACAAAAAATTCAGGCGGCCGGATTGCCCGAAGAAGCTTTGGCGCTGGCAACCTCGCAACTGAAACGACTGGAGAACATCAATTCTGCATCTCCGGAGTATCAGATCATTCGCACGCATCTTGATTTGATGACTGAACTGCCGTGGAGCAAATCCTCGGTCGATCAGGAAATTGATCTGGAAAAAGCCGAAACGATTTTGAATGAAGATCATTTCGGCATGGATAAAATCAAAAAAAGAATTCTGCAGCATCTGGCGGTTATGAAACTGCGCAAGACGCATCAGGGTTCCATTCTGTTGTTTGTGGGTCCTCCGGGAGTCGGTAAGACCTCCTTGGGTAAAAGCATTGCGCGCGCTTTGAATAAAAAGTATGTGCGTGTGGCCTTGGGTGGCGTGCGGGATGATGCGGAAATTCGCGGACATCGTCGCACCTACATAGGGGCAATGCCGGGACGGATTATTTCTGGAATTAAGAAAGCCGGTGAAAACGATCCTGTATTTGTACTGGATGAAATCGATAAACTTTCGCGCAGCTTTAACGGTGATCCTGCCAGTGCCCTTTTGGAAACTTTGGACCCTGAGCAGAACAATTCTTTTCAGGATCATTACCTGGATACGGCATTTGATCTTTCGAAAGTTCTATTCATCGCTACGGCCAACGCGCTCGATACTATTCCAGGTCCGCTATTGGATCGTATGGAAGTCATTGAATTGACGGGCTACACGATAGAGGAAAAGAAAAACATCGCGAAACGTCACTTGTGGCCGAAACAACTTGCTGAGCACGGTATCGAGGAATCGCAGTTGGAAATCACAGAGGGCGCATTGTCCAAAATGATCACCGACTACACCCGGGAAGCCGGCGTGCGTGAACTGCAGAGAAAAATTGCGACGATATGCAAATACATGTCGATCAAGATTTTGAAAGCCGAAGGTGAAAAGCTGATCGTCGATATCAATGATCTGGATGATATTTTCGGTGCGGAAAGATTTACTTCTGAACTGACGGAAACCTCATTGCCACCGGGAGTGGTGACGGGGCTTGCATGGACTCCGGTGGGTGGTGACATCCTGTTTATCGAAACGGAGGAAATGCCGGGCTCAGGACAGCTTTTGTTGACGGGGCAATTGGGCGAGGTGATGCAGGAATCCGCAAAAATTGCGATGAGTCTGTTGAAGGCCAGATTGCCATTGATGGATCCAACGGTTGATTTCACCAAAAAAGAGGTGCATGTCCACGTTCCGGCGGGTGCGATCCCGAAAGATGGTCCGTCGGCAGGTGTAACTATGCTGACATCGATAGCCTCCAAGTTGCTGAAAAAACCGGTCAATCCAAAATTGGCCATGACGGGTGAAATCTCATTGCGTGGAAGTGTTCTGCCAGTGGGTGGCATCAAGGAAAAAATCATTGCGGCTCACCGTGCAGGTGTGACCGAAGTGATCTTGTGCAAACGAAATGAAAAGGACCTTCGCGAGGTTCCAAGTGAGATCAAAGACAAGATGAAGTTTCATTTCGTCGATAACGTCAATGATCTGCTGAAGATCGCCTTGGAAATTGATTTCCCGGCGTACAAGTTGAACTTTGATAACAATACGCAGATGTTCCCACGAGCTATCAATTAAAGTACGGACACACTTTCGCCAAAAAAGAAGGCCATGAGGTTATACTCATGGCCTTTGTCATTTTGAAGAACGTGTGTCGTAACTTTGGCGCTAACTTAATCTTTGAATTCAACGACGTTGACGGTGCGCTCAGATTTCATGGTACTGATGCGTTTGTTGATTTCTTCTGCCAGGGTTTCAAGTTCTTTGAACTCGTCGCCTTTACGCACTTTAAGTGGCGGAATGGACTCGCCCTTCATGATTCCGTAGACATATCTTTCAAAGGCATAGATGGGGCCGGCAATGCGATGGGAAAGGACTTTTCCGACTGCAAAAGTAATGGCACAAAATGCGATGCAGATAATAGTGAAGGTGATCACATAAGGCACCAGAAACTTATTCAAAAGAAATTGGTTATTGCCAACCAGCTCCTGAATGGTCACACGCAGATACGTGTAAGAGAAAACCAGACTGATCAGAGTAAGACTTAAACCCACGGCCATCATCAGAATGCAGTACTTTACCTGAAACGACAAATTGACCCAGAAACGTTTGCGCGAGTTGTTTTCCGGCCACAACAATTCTCCTTCGCGGATAATCGCATAGACGATCAAACCATAGCCAACCCATTGAAGGGCATCGGCGATATTGAAAGCCGGGCTGGACAAGGATGGAGTTCCGATAACAATGAAATCGACAACATATCCCCAGATGATTCGGTCGCCGACGTTGCCCAGAATCCCGCCGATTAATATCGAAAGGCCACAGCGCAAGGTCAGGGATTTGATGGGTAACAGGTATTGAATCAAAGCGTAAGTACACAGTAGGAATGCGCCGCCGGTGGAAAGTGAGACGATACGCAGCACTGATGGCAAATCTGAAAACAGGCCTAGCATTGCGCCGTGATTGTGGTGCAATACGAAGTGCAGTGGGCCGTGGGATATCACTGAAGTGATGTCCGTAGCCCACAGCTTAGTTACGCGGTCGACCAACCAGGTCGCAACAAGAGGAAGTATAACAATGAGCCATTCGCGCTTTTTCATGCACCTCAGTCTACCAAGAGAGGCTCTATTTGTTGCGAATTGATTTTTCGATCGCTACTATTGTCTAGGCATCATCAGGGAGGACGTATGCGATATTTTTTTCTAGTAACAGCATTGATGACTAGTTTTTCAGCAAATGCGAATTTGGATGCAAAGTCTGCTGAATCAGAAATGCAAAATCTGGCAAAGAAGTACAAGGTCCAGCTGTCTGATGTGGGTATTTACGCCACCACGGGTGAGGGTGACGGCCTGAAGGTTCTGCTTGATAACAATGGCTCCAAGATGATGATTCCTGCCTCCATCACAAAAGTGGTGACGGGATCCGCAGTGCTGGCAACGTTTCCGCCGGGGCACAAATTTAAAACTTCCATCTGGACTACGGGTGAAATAGTCAAAGGCACATTGAAGGGCAACGTTTACCTGAAGGGCGGAGGCGATCCGTCTTTTGTTTCCGAAAACATGTGGTTCTTGGTAAATGCATTTTTGCGAAATGATATCAAGCGTGTCGAAGGTGATATCATTGTGGACGACACTCTGTTTGATAAAATGCGCTACGATGAAAGCCGCCAGAAGGCGCGCGTGGATCGCGCTTATGATGCACCAGTGGGCGCGATGTCCTTCAACTGGAATTCGGTAAATATCTTTGTGCGTCCCGGTGCCAAATCCGGGGATGATGCCCGTGTGTATGTGGATCCTGAAAATGAATACATCCGCCTGGTGATGAAGGCGAAAACCACGAATGGCAACGACAACAAACTTCTTGCAGACCGCAAGGAAGACCCGAAGTTTGACGGGGATCTGTTGCATATCGGTGGCAGCATAGGAAAAAACAATAAGGAGCTGGCGATTTTCAAGAACATCACGCAGCCAGACCTTTGGTCAGGGTATAATTTCAAAAACTTTCTTTCGCAAAGAGGCGTGACAGTGACGGGCGCGGT from Bdellovibrio sp. GT3 includes:
- a CDS encoding signal peptidase II — encoded protein: MKKREWLIVILPLVATWLVDRVTKLWATDITSVISHGPLHFVLHHNHGAMLGLFSDLPSVLRIVSLSTGGAFLLCTYALIQYLLPIKSLTLRCGLSILIGGILGNVGDRIIWGYVVDFIVIGTPSLSSPAFNIADALQWVGYGLIVYAIIREGELLWPENNSRKRFWVNLSFQVKYCILMMAVGLSLTLISLVFSYTYLRVTIQELVGNNQFLLNKFLVPYVITFTIICIAFCAITFAVGKVLSHRIAGPIYAFERYVYGIMKGESIPPLKVRKGDEFKELETLAEEINKRISTMKSERTVNVVEFKD
- the lon gene encoding endopeptidase La; amino-acid sequence: MSFVSGYLPVIPLRNAVLFPGVSMPLRVGRDRSILALQKALTNQKWIVLLTQKNPESSLEKLEDMHTVGTLCKIESHRKEDDGSYTIFVNAHQRIRALNMRFENGIYETLTEGVEDILVADRKTEEALLESLKQIAYETVDLLGKHMRRVKEWIAEIEELSLLTNVCAAHADFTLAEKQGILETADVRERALKILDLMKEQKERLKIQLDIRQKLSENINQSQKESILREQMRVIREQLGDEDSNEITDQYRQKIQAAGLPEEALALATSQLKRLENINSASPEYQIIRTHLDLMTELPWSKSSVDQEIDLEKAETILNEDHFGMDKIKKRILQHLAVMKLRKTHQGSILLFVGPPGVGKTSLGKSIARALNKKYVRVALGGVRDDAEIRGHRRTYIGAMPGRIISGIKKAGENDPVFVLDEIDKLSRSFNGDPASALLETLDPEQNNSFQDHYLDTAFDLSKVLFIATANALDTIPGPLLDRMEVIELTGYTIEEKKNIAKRHLWPKQLAEHGIEESQLEITEGALSKMITDYTREAGVRELQRKIATICKYMSIKILKAEGEKLIVDINDLDDIFGAERFTSELTETSLPPGVVTGLAWTPVGGDILFIETEEMPGSGQLLLTGQLGEVMQESAKIAMSLLKARLPLMDPTVDFTKKEVHVHVPAGAIPKDGPSAGVTMLTSIASKLLKKPVNPKLAMTGEISLRGSVLPVGGIKEKIIAAHRAGVTEVILCKRNEKDLREVPSEIKDKMKFHFVDNVNDLLKIALEIDFPAYKLNFDNNTQMFPRAIN
- the dacB gene encoding D-alanyl-D-alanine carboxypeptidase/D-alanyl-D-alanine endopeptidase — encoded protein: MRYFFLVTALMTSFSANANLDAKSAESEMQNLAKKYKVQLSDVGIYATTGEGDGLKVLLDNNGSKMMIPASITKVVTGSAVLATFPPGHKFKTSIWTTGEIVKGTLKGNVYLKGGGDPSFVSENMWFLVNAFLRNDIKRVEGDIIVDDTLFDKMRYDESRQKARVDRAYDAPVGAMSFNWNSVNIFVRPGAKSGDDARVYVDPENEYIRLVMKAKTTNGNDNKLLADRKEDPKFDGDLLHIGGSIGKNNKELAIFKNITQPDLWSGYNFKNFLSQRGVTVTGAVKTGETPKTAAMAAETDSKAIEQIVADMNKFSNNYVAEMLTKNMGTLKKEKGVTLVDGMTALQEHIQSLQIPKEQIHIENPSGLTRENKMSSFAMWKVLQHLRNDFRVQPEFLQSLPIAGIDGTLKKRMKGTKAERWVRAKTGYLNSVVSLAGYAGLEDGRVITFSFIYNGSTDEAMVRQYFDKLLESLVN
- a CDS encoding exonuclease domain-containing protein, which gives rise to MNLDLPLDEYTYIAFDTETSGAYPVGYDIVEFGAVKFHKGQEIDRLQFLLKPRELMSDFIIGIHGITNLMVAEAPLMPEKVQQIHEFFKGSVVMAHHAPFDLGFLTIDFEKAGLPLPIEPALCTSLLSRKWIHGVENHKLQTLIKHLNIDGGQAHRAYDDAKACLYVGLECFKKMGEGATLAQAIKSQGKQLWWKDYSMYTVNNNNLKTMIESIHTKKDLDLVYDGGSAKGETRRVSPIGIVRNPDGDYLMALCQRENTNKRYYLSRIKDVGIVY